The Micromonospora sp. NBC_00421 genome contains a region encoding:
- a CDS encoding helix-turn-helix domain-containing protein, whose protein sequence is MAASPSAARPSFGAQLRLMRAEHAWSLRDLAGRITYNRGYIGKVEQGEKFPDRQFAQRADQALGARGTLIEAWEDEARERHETERTGRLLTASVKDSLRLLTAVEEHHDLAEIGDGVNGLAVAYLGTSPGPMLQDAVELRSEVLQRLRDRHYAPHEIKDLYLLLGRLQGVLAYAALDLGSANVAMTHAEAAWICAEHAGDNELRVWTRGTQSLIARFRGDYAHALDYVHDGLRYRARGTGRIRLLCGVAQCHANLGDSAGANRSLDLALTEREELSSTDSVDGLFGFSLAKQHYYAGSSLIWLAGGSDAERAVREAGRAIALWEKEPSERRSLDDEALAHVYQATAFLQLGDLDSAHAAIRPILDLPRDRQISWIKKRLDRFAAMLLAEPYRGSSAADDLYEEIRNLGG, encoded by the coding sequence CATCGGCAAGGTGGAGCAGGGCGAGAAGTTCCCGGACCGACAGTTCGCACAGCGAGCCGACCAGGCTCTTGGCGCGCGGGGTACCCTCATTGAGGCTTGGGAGGATGAAGCGAGGGAACGGCACGAGACCGAGCGGACGGGCCGGCTACTGACGGCCTCCGTCAAGGACTCCCTCCGGCTGCTCACCGCCGTCGAAGAGCATCATGACCTGGCCGAGATCGGCGATGGCGTGAACGGACTGGCGGTGGCCTACCTCGGAACGTCACCCGGCCCGATGCTGCAAGATGCCGTCGAGCTGCGTAGTGAGGTGCTGCAACGGTTGCGCGACCGCCACTACGCCCCGCACGAAATCAAGGATCTCTATCTCCTCCTGGGTCGGCTGCAAGGCGTACTGGCTTATGCTGCCCTTGACCTGGGAAGCGCTAACGTGGCCATGACCCACGCAGAAGCCGCCTGGATCTGCGCTGAGCATGCCGGAGATAACGAACTGCGCGTATGGACACGCGGCACCCAGAGCCTGATCGCGCGTTTTCGGGGGGACTACGCCCACGCCTTGGACTACGTGCACGACGGACTGCGCTACAGGGCAAGGGGCACCGGCCGGATACGGTTGCTATGCGGGGTGGCTCAGTGCCATGCGAATCTTGGTGATTCCGCAGGCGCGAACCGCTCACTTGACCTGGCTCTGACGGAGCGGGAAGAGCTCTCCAGTACGGATTCTGTGGATGGCCTTTTCGGCTTCTCTCTTGCTAAGCAGCACTACTACGCGGGGAGCAGCCTGATCTGGCTGGCTGGTGGGTCGGACGCGGAGCGGGCTGTCCGAGAGGCGGGGAGGGCGATTGCCCTGTGGGAGAAGGAGCCCTCGGAAAGAAGATCCTTGGACGACGAGGCACTGGCCCACGTCTACCAAGCAACCGCCTTCCTGCAACTCGGGGATCTGGACTCCGCTCATGCCGCTATTCGGCCGATCCTGGATCTACCACGGGACCGTCAAATCTCGTGGATCAAGAAGCGCCTTGACCGGTTCGCTGCGATGCTCCTTGCCGAGCCCTACCGAGGGTCGAGCGCGGCGGATGACCTGTACGAAGAGATCCGCAATCTTGGCGGGTAG